In Microbulbifer agarilyticus, the DNA window CCCGGAGCCCTGTTAGGACAGGCTCTATTCAACCATAAGACATCGAAACAACCTTTCCGCCAAATATTCTGGGTTTGTGTATTTTCCAACTTGGCGTTTATTGCGTGGACTTTCACTAGTAATGGTGGATATTTTCTGTATAGCCGGATTTGGGATATAAAACAGGCTTTGCGTGAAGTTTCCGTAATCGTCCAGTAAGACAGATTTAGACGTTGATGGTAAATAGAGTGGGTTGATGAGCAATGGACAAGCAGCGACTAGACAACGCTTGTGACTAACGTGTTGGGCTATCGGGGACCAGCTGTGGTAAAGGCATTGCTGAGTGATGGGTTTGCAGACATCGCGCAGGATAGTACCTTCGCAGAGGGTGCAAAGTCTGAAACTTATAGGTGCGACCACCCAGGTGTAACAACAGTTGACCTGACTGATCCCGTAGGCAGTAATTTTATCCGTGAAATTGTTCCTGCGGGGCGACTGGGCGAAGCGGAAGAGCTCGGCGAATTATTTAGTTACCTGGCAAACATGCGGATCCGTCCCACACCGGCACGATCATCAGGCTCGCAGACGGCTGCTGGCCCGCAGCACCCACATGCCCTGTTTGATGTAGATATAGTTATAGTGCTGCGGAGGCACATCTGTTGTTACTCGTAGCTAGGTTCTCTACCTATTTCAGATTGCCCAATAAATAGTCCAGAAATGCACGGATTTTCGGGGAAACGCCTTTTCGACTTGGAAAAATTCCGTAGACACTTACGGATTTTCCACTCCAACCGGGCAGTACCTGTATGAGATTTCCTGCTTGTATATCTTGTTGGCATAGGTAATCAGGCAGTAGAGATATTCCCCCTCCGTTAATGACTTGCTGTTGAATACTACTGAAGTCGTTGCAGCGCATTTCCGGTTGGAATTCGAATGTATGTTCCTCGTTGCCGTTAAACAGCTGCCAGCGAGCTCGCTCGCTATTTGCATTCATATGCAAGCAACAGTGTTGATGCAACTCTTCTAACTGTGTGATTTTGTCAGCTCTTCTGGTTTCTACGTATTGCGGGCTCGCATAGAGATTGAGCGATGCGGTGTAGAGCCTTCTGGATACCAGGTTTGAATCTGGGGATTCCCCCGCACGTATCGCCAGGTCAAAACCTTCTTCAATGATGTCCACGCGTCGATTGGTGAGCATCATATCCACGTGCACCTCAGGGTATTGCTCACGGAAAGTCGGCAATAGCGGGCTGATCAGTGCCTGGCCCAGCGTTACCGAGGTGCACAGTTTTATCCAGCCTTTCGGTTGCGCGCTGTGGGCTTCGATGACCTGTTCGGCGCTGCTAATTTCTTCTGCGATACGCACACAGTGCTCGTAGTAGAGTCGGCCTACTTCGGTGAGGTGCAGTGCGCGGGTAGATCGTTCAAGCAGTCGTGCCCCCAGACTTTCTTCCAGGCGGGATACCTTGCGGCTGATGTTGGATTTAGGCAGGCCCAGCTCGGTGGCGGCGCCGGTAAAGCTGCCCTGATCGACTACCGCTCTGAATACCATCATGTCGTTCAAATCCGCCATCG includes these proteins:
- a CDS encoding LysR family transcriptional regulator, translating into MADLNDMMVFRAVVDQGSFTGAATELGLPKSNISRKVSRLEESLGARLLERSTRALHLTEVGRLYYEHCVRIAEEISSAEQVIEAHSAQPKGWIKLCTSVTLGQALISPLLPTFREQYPEVHVDMMLTNRRVDIIEEGFDLAIRAGESPDSNLVSRRLYTASLNLYASPQYVETRRADKITQLEELHQHCCLHMNANSERARWQLFNGNEEHTFEFQPEMRCNDFSSIQQQVINGGGISLLPDYLCQQDIQAGNLIQVLPGWSGKSVSVYGIFPSRKGVSPKIRAFLDYLLGNLK